A region from the Panicum hallii strain FIL2 chromosome 1, PHallii_v3.1, whole genome shotgun sequence genome encodes:
- the LOC112873418 gene encoding rop guanine nucleotide exchange factor 14 — MRMKTLGCCRRRPQDFSIDMDQEPDRVMTYNGLETCIINSSAYDDDSGISATTGGDGCVTNDSLDDEVSSCSSKDASGSSFSSHSLSKQDEHSLDELGTPIAVHLLPFKGKKPITYTLSASDIENMKEKFSKLLLGDDTSGGARGVCTALALSNGIINLSATVFGELWKLEPLCEEKKIRWRKEMDWLLSPTTYMVELVPTKQSGADGCTFEIMTPKARSDVHVNLPALQKLDAMLIEVMDSMIDTEFWYEESGSRADGRGKITFPRKSKKWWLPSPRVPEQGLSQFQRKRLVFQAKLVHQILKAAKSINEQVLFHMPIPAAVMDALPKSGRASLGEDLYQAITTEYIPIEEIFVSLSLKTEHSVLETINRLEGAVFAWNQRILEEKSKRSPGRHSWNFMKDSSSELDKMSACIERADTLVQLLKSRFPNLPPTFIDVLKVQYNVDVGHAIVEAYSRVLVGVAFSILSRVAEILLEDDLVKKPNTPMATLKFDLSSDVYLAGITETPPGRIRRSLMDQISMVDGRLDAVVRKKGVKQLRW; from the exons GGGTGATGACATATAATGGCCTTGAGACCTGCATTATCAATAGTTCCGCCTATGACGATGATAGTGGCATTAGCGCAACAACAGGTGGAGATGGTTGTGTCACCAATGATTCCCTTGATGATGAAGTCTCAAGTTGCTCCAGTAAAGATGCTTCTGGTTCTTCCTTCTCTTCCCACAGCCTTAGCAAGCAGGATGAGCATTCTCTTGATGAGTTGGGTACACCCATCGCAGTTCATCTACTCCCTTTCAAAGGGAAGAAACCAATCACATATACCTTGAGTGCTTCAGATATTGAAAACATGAAGGAAAAATTTTCAAAGCTATTGCTCGGTGATGACACTTCTGGAGGAGCTAGGGGTGTTTGTACTGCTCTGGCCTTGTCCAATGGCATAATCAATCTCTCAG CAACTGTTTTTGGAGAACTCTGGAAGCTGGAACCATTGTGTGAAGAGAAAAAGATCAGATGGAGAAAAGAAATGGACTGGTTACTGTCTCCTACAACTTACATGGTGGAGTTGGTTCCGACGAAGCAAAGTGGGGCAGATGGATGCACATTTGAG ATTATGACTCCGAAGGCCCGTTCAGATGTTCATGTGAACCTTCCTGCTCTTCAGAAGCTTGATGCGATGCTCATT GAAGTGATGGACTCAATGATAGATACAGAGTTCTGGTACGAGGAGAGTGGCAGTAGAGCTGATGGGCGGGGAAAAATAACTTTTCCAAGGAAGAGTAAAAAGTGGTGGCTCCCATCTCCTCGTGTCCCTGAGCAAGGGCTATCTCAATTTCAGCGAAAAAGGCTTGTTTTTCAGGCTAAGCTTGTTCATCAGATCCTCAAAGCTGCAAAATCCATCAACGAACAAGTCCTATTCCATATGCCTATTCCTGCAGCTGTTATGGATGCCCTCCCAAAG TCTGGGAGAGCTAGCTTGGGCGAAGATTTGTATCAAGCTATAACCACGGAGTATATTCCTATAGAGGAAATCTTTGTTTCGCTCAGTTTGAAAACTGAGCACAGCGTGCTTGAGACTATAAACCGGTTGGAGGGCGCAGTGTTTGCATGGAACCAAAGGATTTTAGAGGAAAAAAGCAAGAGGTCCCCAGGACGGCATTCCTGGAACTTCATGAAGGACAGTTCGTCAGAACTCGACAAGATGTCTGCGTGCATCGAAAGGGCTGACACTCTTGTGCAGCTTCTGAAATCCAGATTTCCCAACCTTCCTCCAACGTTTATAGATGTTTTGAAGGTCCAATACAACGTG GACGTGGGTCATGCCATTGTGGAGGCTTACTCTAGGGTCCTTGTCGGGGTCGCATTCAGCATACTGTCCCGGGTGGCGGAGATACTTCTGGAGGACGACCTGGTGAAGAAGCCCAACACCCCGATGGCGACGCTGAAGTTCGACCTCTCCTCCGACGTGTACCTGGCAGGCATCACGGAGACGCCGCCGGGCCGCATCCGGCGGTCCCTCATGGACCAGATCAGCATGGTCGACGGCCGCCTCGACGCCGTCGTcaggaagaaaggggtgaaGCAGCTGCGGTGGTGA